The following coding sequences lie in one Lytechinus pictus isolate F3 Inbred unplaced genomic scaffold, Lp3.0 scaffold_20, whole genome shotgun sequence genomic window:
- the LOC135157796 gene encoding uncharacterized protein LOC135157796 produces MNPPRESRSRANMEEEEVLSDNPRHETDSPAMKKKRKAARLFLSDEQEEELVEWLKSNPELFNKSHQRYKDIDLKNSIWEDKASELGMQSGDHLQVWYKSMRTRFGKLRKIMSVNKSRQLTWRDQWILRNFDFISPHIYVCNRGGGSILKQKFQSRLYDQQQSGSEDEENYEDLYKLPSIPNSIAAPSPSVNVPTAASSTAQLPAQMDSFQTFPVVNQVSQPCGQAEQLLAGISAAVSAGQNNSMAKGFGNFLSSAVTSLHPSLLTSFYQESWALVMKYHVQSEELKEKERQVPVVPLTVRPIVNHLPQMSQSNAELTVQSSPKAQSEATQQSPRSRQR; encoded by the exons ATGAATCCTCCCCGCGAAAGCCGCAGTCGAGCAAACATGGAAGAAGAGGAGGTGTTGTCGGACAATCCCCGACACGAAACGGACTCTCCTGCTATGAAAAAGAAGCGCAAAGCCGCCCGCCTGTTTCTGTCGGATGAGCAGGAAGAAGAGTTGGTGGAGTGGCTCAAGTCCAACCCGGAACTGTTCAACAAGAGCCACCAAAGGTACAAAGACATTGACCTGAAGAACAGCATTTGGGAGGATAAGGCAAGCGAGCTGGGCATGCAGTCGGGAGACCATCTCCAAGTGTGGTACAAGTCGATGAGGACAAGGTTTGGCAAACTTAGGAAGATTATGTCTGTGAACAAGTCGAGACAACTCACCTGGCGGGATCAATGGATACTGAGGAACTTTGACTTCATCTCCCCACACATCTATGTTTGTAATAGAGGAGGAGGCAGCATT CTCAAGCAAAAGTTTCAGTCCAGGCTGTATGATCAACAGCAGTCCGGGTCTGAGGATGAGGAAAACTATGAAGATCTGTACAAACTTCCAAGCATTCCGAACAGCATTGCAGCACCCTCACCATCAGTAAACGTACCTACTGCAGCTTCATCAACAGCCCAACTTCCTGCGCAGATGGATTCCTTCCAGACCTTTCCAGTGGTGAATCAGGTGTCCCAACCTTGTGGGCAGGCGGAACAGCTACTCGCTGGCATCTCTGCAGCAGTTTCTGCCGGCCAGAACAACAGCATGGCCAAAGGGTTTGGGAATTTCCTGTCAAGCGCTGTGACATCGTTGCACCCGTCGCTGCTGACATCCTTCTACCAGGAGTCCTGGGCCCTGGTGATGAAGTACCACGTCCAGAGCGAGGAGTTGAAGGAAAAGGAGCGACAGGTGCCAGTCGTTCCTCTTACAGTCAGACCCATTGTAAACCACCTTCCACAGATGTCCCAGTCCAATGCAGAGCTAACAGTTCAGTCTTCGCCAAAG gcTCAATCTGAAGCGACTCAGCAATCACCACGGTCAAGACAGCGTTAG